The following coding sequences are from one Treponema parvum window:
- the cysK gene encoding cysteine synthase A, giving the protein MKPIYKSIDELIGNTPLLELSNIQRDENLQARVLAKLEYFNPAGSIKDRAAKSMLDDAEAKGLLKKGSVIIEPTSGNTGVGLSAIACTRGYRVIITMPETMSVERRNLMKAYGAELVLTDGVKGMKGAIEKAEELSRSIPGSFIPGQFKNPANPEAHKKTTGPEIWNDTEGKTDIFVAGIGTGGTISGTGEYLKSKNPKIKIVAVEPKDSPVLSEGRSGAHKIQGIGAGFVPETLDTKIYDEIVTVENEDAFETGRKLCRKEGILVGISSGAAVWAAISLAKRPENKGKTIVVILPDTGERYLSTPMFSE; this is encoded by the coding sequence ATGAAACCTATATATAAATCAATAGACGAACTTATAGGAAACACACCTCTGCTGGAACTTTCAAATATCCAAAGGGACGAAAACTTACAAGCAAGAGTTCTTGCAAAACTTGAGTATTTTAATCCCGCAGGAAGTATAAAAGACAGAGCGGCAAAATCAATGCTCGACGACGCGGAAGCGAAGGGACTTTTAAAAAAGGGTTCCGTGATAATCGAACCGACAAGCGGAAACACGGGAGTGGGACTTTCGGCAATAGCTTGCACGCGCGGCTACAGGGTAATAATTACAATGCCCGAAACGATGAGCGTCGAACGAAGGAATCTCATGAAGGCCTACGGAGCGGAACTTGTTTTGACGGACGGAGTAAAGGGAATGAAAGGCGCAATAGAAAAAGCCGAAGAGCTGTCAAGGTCAATACCCGGCAGTTTCATTCCCGGGCAATTTAAAAATCCCGCAAATCCCGAAGCGCATAAAAAGACTACGGGACCCGAAATCTGGAACGATACGGAAGGAAAAACGGATATTTTTGTTGCAGGAATCGGCACCGGCGGTACTATAAGCGGCACAGGAGAATACCTTAAATCAAAAAATCCAAAAATAAAAATCGTCGCCGTAGAACCCAAAGATTCGCCCGTTTTGTCCGAAGGACGCTCAGGGGCGCATAAAATTCAAGGAATCGGAGCGGGATTTGTTCCCGAAACCCTTGACACAAAGATCTACGACGAGATCGTAACCGTAGAAAACGAAGACGCGTTTGAAACGGGAAGAAAATTATGCAGAAAAGAAGGAATTCTTGTAGGAATTTCTTCAGGAGCTGCGGTATGGGCTGCTATCAGTCTTGCCAAACGGCCTGAAAATAAAGGAAAGACTATCGTCGTGATTCTTCCCGACACAGGTGAAAGATATCTTTCTACGCCCATGTTTTCAGAATGA
- a CDS encoding HIT family protein, with protein sequence MSDDVFCRIISGELPCRKIYEDEHTLVFLDAADDVDGHTLVIPKKHVKNILDCDKETLAHVIETVQKVAKHYVDDCGWGGVDVMNANEPCAGQTVFHLHFHLVPRKADDGLPSFPKYTGTKLSKDELWQSLKMV encoded by the coding sequence ATGAGCGACGATGTCTTTTGCAGGATAATTTCGGGAGAACTTCCCTGCCGTAAAATTTATGAAGACGAACACACTTTGGTCTTTTTGGATGCGGCCGACGATGTTGACGGTCACACTCTTGTGATTCCTAAAAAGCATGTGAAAAATATTCTCGATTGCGACAAAGAAACCTTAGCCCATGTTATTGAAACCGTGCAAAAGGTTGCAAAGCACTATGTGGACGACTGCGGATGGGGAGGCGTCGACGTTATGAACGCCAACGAACCGTGCGCAGGGCAGACGGTTTTTCACTTGCATTTTCATTTGGTGCCGCGGAAAGCGGACGACGGGCTTCCGTCTTTTCCGAAATATACGGGAACGAAGCTGTCAAAAGATGAATTATGGCAGAGCCTTAAAATGGTCTGA
- a CDS encoding GntR family transcriptional regulator: MIENENKSLKEQAYSHIKKQIINNIIKPGEPIDEKKYVSELGISRTPVHEAITTLSTEGLVSIIPRKGITASFLRIRDILGIYEVRLMLEPPIIRKIADSVSAEKLSAFKREFNNTKMISATASGRDLDSEFHLYLAECTRNQILIDTEERLLSQSQRIRILSSFADSKSDDDARHEHIEMIDSILSDDISRAEEVCRSHLEKSVERYNTIYAASNFII, encoded by the coding sequence ATGATTGAAAATGAAAACAAAAGCCTGAAAGAGCAAGCCTACTCACACATCAAAAAGCAGATTATCAATAATATTATCAAACCGGGCGAGCCTATTGATGAAAAAAAATATGTTTCCGAACTGGGCATAAGCCGAACGCCCGTTCACGAAGCTATAACAACATTATCTACGGAAGGCCTTGTTTCCATAATCCCCAGAAAAGGGATAACCGCCTCGTTTTTACGGATCAGGGATATTCTTGGCATTTACGAGGTACGGCTTATGCTCGAGCCTCCAATCATACGGAAAATAGCCGACTCCGTATCCGCAGAAAAGCTTTCCGCCTTCAAAAGGGAATTCAATAATACGAAAATGATTTCCGCTACGGCCAGCGGCAGAGATCTGGACAGCGAATTCCACCTTTATCTTGCAGAATGCACGCGTAATCAAATTCTGATCGACACTGAAGAGCGGCTGCTGTCTCAAAGCCAGCGCATAAGGATCCTGTCGTCATTTGCGGACAGCAAAAGCGATGACGATGCACGCCATGAGCACATTGAAATGATTGATTCCATCCTCTCGGATGACATAAGCCGTGCGGAAGAAGTCTGCCGCAGCCACCTTGAAAAATCCGTAGAACGGTACAATACCATTTACGCCGCAAGCAACTTCATCATTTAG
- a CDS encoding C4-dicarboxylate TRAP transporter substrate-binding protein gives MKKTLILVFAVVLGIFLVGCSKSSHQSAQKKAVNVMIGYENNPGEPIDLACQKWKEYVEQESKGSMTVTLYPSSQLGTKDNIIDQAVNGEPVITLANGAFFQDRGVKDFGIVFAPYLFGSWDDFKKLMASDWWKQKCDELEKQCNLKILTSWNYGVRHTITKAPVKTPEDLKGKKIRVPNNVIQVRGTAALGATPTPMSLGDVYTALQQGVIDGLENPLPVILNGAFQEVAKYLILDGHIYDETCWITGTKFYEKLSPEQQKILVDCGNKAGVYNNQQLDSLTQDALNKLKDAGVVVTNIDLEAFRKASESFYSDPEIKKMWSPDIVDTIRKIIK, from the coding sequence ATGAAAAAAACATTGATTCTGGTGTTTGCCGTTGTTCTTGGGATTTTTTTAGTGGGCTGCAGCAAGTCCTCTCATCAAAGCGCGCAAAAGAAGGCCGTAAATGTTATGATTGGTTATGAGAACAATCCCGGAGAACCGATTGACCTTGCCTGTCAGAAATGGAAGGAATACGTAGAGCAGGAAAGCAAAGGCTCCATGACGGTTACGCTTTATCCGTCAAGTCAGCTTGGAACAAAGGACAATATAATCGACCAAGCTGTGAACGGCGAACCTGTAATCACTTTGGCAAACGGCGCCTTTTTTCAGGACAGGGGGGTAAAGGATTTCGGAATAGTGTTTGCGCCGTACCTGTTCGGCTCTTGGGATGATTTCAAAAAGCTTATGGCCAGCGACTGGTGGAAGCAAAAATGCGATGAGCTGGAAAAACAGTGCAATCTCAAGATATTGACGTCATGGAACTACGGTGTTCGCCATACTATCACAAAGGCTCCCGTAAAGACCCCTGAAGACCTGAAAGGAAAAAAAATCCGTGTACCGAACAATGTTATTCAGGTTAGAGGAACCGCCGCCCTCGGCGCAACTCCGACGCCTATGTCCTTGGGTGATGTCTATACGGCGCTTCAACAGGGTGTAATCGACGGTCTTGAAAATCCTCTTCCGGTAATTCTGAACGGAGCTTTTCAGGAAGTTGCAAAATACCTAATTCTTGACGGACATATCTATGACGAAACATGCTGGATCACAGGGACTAAATTTTATGAAAAACTGTCTCCGGAACAGCAGAAGATCCTTGTTGACTGTGGAAACAAAGCCGGAGTATACAATAATCAGCAGCTTGATTCTCTTACGCAGGATGCCTTGAACAAGCTGAAGGATGCGGGCGTTGTTGTGACAAATATTGACCTTGAGGCCTTCAGAAAAGCGTCCGAATCGTTCTACAGCGATCCTGAAATCAAGAAAATGTGGTCTCCCGATATAGTTGACACGATACGCAAAATCATAAAATAA
- a CDS encoding TRAP transporter small permease has product MYKKPLLINALKNLDTVIAALALVLLVAVTFVGVVMRYVFSSPFAWEEEVQLALIVWVVFFGGRYAFVTGSHPAIDMIVNVFPKKIRKPFMCAVILFSITVLLYAGLQGFRYTLQMLNNSRVTNILRIPFALIYAPLPIGCVLMSAQIVINNFCKKTGEE; this is encoded by the coding sequence ATGTATAAAAAGCCCTTGCTCATAAATGCCTTGAAGAACCTTGACACTGTGATTGCCGCGTTGGCTTTGGTTTTACTTGTCGCAGTAACATTTGTCGGTGTTGTTATGCGCTATGTCTTTTCAAGTCCGTTTGCATGGGAGGAGGAAGTTCAGCTGGCGCTTATTGTATGGGTAGTGTTTTTTGGCGGCAGATATGCCTTTGTGACCGGCAGCCATCCGGCTATTGATATGATCGTAAACGTATTCCCAAAAAAGATCAGAAAACCGTTCATGTGCGCTGTCATTCTTTTTTCGATCACGGTTCTGCTGTATGCCGGACTGCAGGGTTTTAGATACACGCTGCAGATGTTGAATAACTCTCGTGTCACAAACATACTGCGTATTCCATTTGCATTGATTTACGCACCACTGCCGATCGGCTGTGTCCTGATGTCGGCGCAGATTGTAATAAACAATTTTTGTAAAAAAACCGGGGAGGAGTAA
- a CDS encoding TRAP transporter large permease, which yields MQTTLIGLAAAVLLASLFLNVPVFISILAGSVTYFFLSGGSLTTLLGQRILSGVESIPLLAIPFFVAAGVFMNYSGVTRRIMNFCNLLIGQRTGGLAQVNVLLSTLMGGLSGSNLADAAMESKMLVPEMEKKGFSKEFSTVVTAMSSMITPLIPPGIAMILYGSVANISIGKIFIAGIGNGLLLCVAMMILVAVISKKRGYKSVEKLEVKPSQAIQGAILPLCLPVIILGGIRLGIFTATEAGSVAIVYALVLGLIYKELKIENIKTGLKETVATTASIMVIVGAASAFAWVLTRGQIPQKFTQLVIGTIHSKYVFLIVVILFLIVVGMFIEGNAALIVLVPLLAPVANAYGIDPIHFAMVYIFTMACGGVTPPVGTLIFVTCGITKCTIKDFIMESIPFYIMLFICMLLIAFCPWISTGLVNLIY from the coding sequence ATGCAGACAACGCTTATAGGACTTGCCGCTGCAGTTCTTCTTGCATCTCTTTTTCTGAACGTGCCTGTTTTTATTTCCATTTTGGCAGGTTCCGTAACATACTTTTTCCTTTCCGGCGGCTCTCTTACAACGCTGCTCGGCCAGAGAATTCTGTCCGGCGTGGAAAGCATACCTCTTCTTGCGATTCCTTTCTTTGTTGCGGCAGGGGTCTTCATGAATTATTCCGGAGTTACAAGAAGGATAATGAACTTCTGCAACCTTTTGATCGGACAGCGGACAGGCGGGCTTGCGCAGGTAAATGTCCTTCTTTCAACTCTCATGGGCGGACTTTCAGGGAGTAATCTTGCCGATGCGGCGATGGAATCCAAGATGCTTGTTCCTGAGATGGAAAAAAAAGGCTTCTCAAAAGAATTTTCTACGGTAGTTACGGCAATGTCCTCTATGATCACGCCCTTGATTCCGCCCGGAATTGCAATGATCCTGTACGGGTCTGTGGCAAATATTTCCATAGGAAAAATCTTTATTGCCGGAATAGGAAACGGATTGTTGCTCTGTGTCGCAATGATGATTCTTGTTGCCGTTATTTCAAAAAAAAGAGGCTATAAATCGGTTGAAAAACTTGAGGTTAAGCCTTCGCAAGCTATACAAGGAGCGATTCTTCCGTTGTGCCTTCCTGTCATAATTCTTGGAGGAATAAGACTCGGAATTTTTACCGCCACTGAAGCAGGTTCTGTCGCCATAGTGTATGCTCTTGTGCTCGGACTTATCTATAAGGAGCTTAAGATTGAAAACATCAAGACAGGACTTAAAGAGACCGTTGCAACCACCGCTTCGATTATGGTAATTGTAGGAGCCGCGTCTGCTTTCGCGTGGGTCTTAACCAGAGGGCAGATTCCACAGAAATTCACACAGCTTGTGATTGGAACTATTCACAGCAAATATGTATTCCTGATAGTTGTAATCTTATTTCTCATTGTGGTCGGAATGTTCATAGAAGGGAATGCGGCTCTTATCGTACTTGTTCCGCTTCTCGCCCCTGTAGCGAACGCTTATGGGATCGATCCAATTCATTTTGCGATGGTCTATATATTTACGATGGCCTGCGGCGGCGTAACGCCTCCTGTGGGAACGCTTATATTTGTGACGTGCGGAATAACAAAATGTACCATAAAGGATTTTATAATGGAGTCCATTCCTTTTTACATTATGTTGTTTATCTGCATGCTGCTTATAGCTTTTTGCCCATGGATATCAACAGGGCTTGTCAATCTGATTTACTGA
- a CDS encoding NAD(P)/FAD-dependent oxidoreductase: protein MKTVYDVLIIGGGVVGSAVARELSAYKLSIGVLEKNFDVCNETSGRNSGVVHGGFAYDTGTLKAKLCVEGNRMMDQLSDELGFRFDRCGKVLVGNTLEERKSLEKTVAQGRKNGATELSIISEDELHRLVPKAVGKFAMFSKNSGVVDPFNYTIALAENAVLNGAKYFFDTKVGAIRRGDGLWMLETSRGQFASKWVVNAAGLGCGAVSDMLGIKGYKIIGSKGDYIILDKRTGPLLPMPVYPVPSNTYMGIHVTNTTDGNVIIGPNADNVNDFAYYGVLQKNLDYLVESASRIWPCINRGDCIRNYSGILPKLVDDSGSIQDFKIEIKNDIAPNAVNLIGIESPGLTAAVPIARHVIGMMKEYVNLEKKEGYNPRLPKVMRFAELDEEELSALIKKEPDYGELVCRCEKVSKAEFVRAIHNPLGVHTMTGIKYRTRAMMGRCQGGYCRMRLAQLLEQELGLKPEEIVYERKGSNPFIGQMR, encoded by the coding sequence ATGAAAACTGTATATGATGTGCTTATCATTGGCGGCGGAGTTGTAGGCAGCGCCGTTGCTAGGGAACTGTCCGCATATAAACTGTCAATAGGTGTGCTGGAAAAGAATTTTGATGTCTGCAATGAAACCAGCGGAAGAAATTCAGGAGTGGTTCACGGCGGTTTTGCTTATGACACAGGGACACTGAAGGCAAAGCTCTGTGTAGAAGGCAACAGGATGATGGATCAGCTTTCCGACGAGCTTGGTTTCAGATTCGACAGGTGCGGTAAGGTTCTTGTCGGCAATACTTTGGAAGAGAGGAAGTCTCTTGAAAAAACCGTTGCCCAAGGAAGAAAAAACGGAGCGACGGAATTGTCCATTATTTCCGAGGATGAGCTCCACCGCCTTGTTCCCAAGGCCGTAGGAAAATTCGCAATGTTTTCTAAAAATTCCGGAGTTGTAGATCCTTTTAATTATACGATCGCACTGGCGGAAAACGCAGTTTTGAATGGGGCTAAGTATTTTTTTGACACTAAGGTCGGTGCAATAAGGCGCGGCGACGGTCTGTGGATGCTGGAAACTTCCAGGGGACAATTCGCCTCCAAATGGGTCGTAAATGCCGCAGGGCTTGGCTGCGGCGCCGTTTCAGATATGCTCGGAATAAAAGGCTACAAGATAATCGGTTCTAAGGGCGACTATATAATACTTGACAAAAGGACAGGACCTCTTCTTCCTATGCCCGTGTACCCTGTTCCGTCAAATACCTACATGGGAATTCATGTGACCAATACTACCGACGGAAATGTCATCATAGGGCCTAATGCGGATAATGTGAACGATTTTGCATATTATGGCGTTCTTCAGAAAAATCTTGACTATCTTGTTGAAAGCGCATCAAGAATTTGGCCTTGTATCAACCGCGGGGACTGCATAAGAAACTATTCGGGCATATTGCCGAAGCTCGTTGACGACAGCGGCAGTATTCAGGATTTTAAGATAGAGATAAAAAACGACATTGCGCCGAATGCCGTAAACCTTATCGGTATTGAGTCTCCGGGCTTAACGGCTGCAGTTCCAATCGCCCGCCATGTCATCGGCATGATGAAAGAGTACGTAAATCTAGAAAAAAAAGAAGGCTATAATCCCAGACTGCCGAAAGTAATGCGTTTCGCAGAACTGGATGAGGAAGAACTTTCTGCCCTGATAAAAAAGGAGCCTGATTACGGTGAATTGGTCTGCCGATGTGAAAAAGTGTCAAAGGCTGAATTTGTAAGGGCAATTCATAATCCGCTTGGAGTCCATACGATGACGGGAATAAAATACCGAACCCGTGCTATGATGGGCAGATGTCAGGGCGGATACTGCAGGATGCGTTTGGCTCAGCTTCTGGAACAGGAGCTGGGATTGAAACCCGAAGAGATTGTGTATGAGCGCAAAGGCTCGAATCCTTTTATTGGGCAGATGAGGTAG
- a CDS encoding NAD(P)/FAD-dependent oxidoreductase: MAAETFETRDVVIVGGGPAGLAAAVELYNKGIENIIILEREKSLGGILRQCIHDGFGLTRFRELLSGPEYADRFIKEVVSRKIPYMTNTSVTNISPEHIVTAVSPDGLITIKAKAVILGMGCRERTRGALQIPGERPSGVLTAGVAQAYINLFNRKIGREIVVLGSGDIGLIMARRLSLEGAHVHAVYEIQSTPSGLPRNIRQCLEDFNIPLYLSHTVTDIKGGSRITSVVVSKVDSDMKPIPETEEEIPCDTLILSVGLIPENELSLDCGIKLDPHTKGAVVDEFFQTSVKGIFAAGNVLHVHDLVDNVSLEAESLADSVAEYLETQFLPESGINISYDRNINHVVPQRISGKKDIILSFRVTRELYGKSVAIMQGGSEVLVKKIKKMTPAEMIRIPVMCDKLNSDCNLEVCIR, from the coding sequence ATGGCGGCTGAAACGTTTGAAACAAGAGATGTGGTAATTGTGGGCGGCGGCCCGGCAGGCCTTGCCGCTGCTGTAGAGCTGTATAATAAAGGAATCGAAAACATCATTATTCTGGAACGTGAAAAAAGTCTCGGGGGAATTTTAAGGCAGTGCATACACGACGGTTTCGGACTTACACGTTTTAGGGAACTTCTTTCGGGGCCTGAATATGCCGACCGCTTTATAAAGGAAGTCGTAAGCAGGAAAATCCCGTATATGACAAATACGAGCGTTACAAATATTTCTCCGGAGCATATTGTAACGGCCGTATCTCCCGACGGTCTTATCACAATCAAGGCCAAGGCTGTAATTTTGGGGATGGGATGCCGCGAAAGAACAAGAGGCGCGCTTCAGATTCCCGGAGAGCGGCCGTCGGGAGTGCTGACCGCCGGTGTTGCTCAGGCATACATAAATCTTTTTAACAGAAAAATCGGCAGGGAAATTGTCGTTCTCGGTTCAGGCGACATAGGGCTGATAATGGCACGACGCTTGAGCCTTGAAGGCGCGCATGTCCATGCCGTGTATGAAATTCAGAGTACTCCTTCAGGCCTTCCGCGGAACATCCGTCAGTGTCTTGAAGATTTCAATATTCCTCTGTACCTAAGTCATACGGTAACGGACATAAAGGGCGGTTCAAGGATAACGTCTGTTGTTGTTTCAAAGGTTGATTCGGATATGAAGCCGATTCCCGAAACCGAAGAGGAAATTCCGTGCGATACGCTGATCTTAAGCGTAGGCTTGATTCCTGAAAACGAGCTTTCGTTGGACTGCGGAATAAAGCTTGATCCGCATACAAAGGGCGCCGTAGTAGATGAATTTTTCCAGACATCGGTAAAAGGTATCTTTGCGGCGGGAAACGTTCTTCATGTGCATGATCTTGTTGACAATGTTTCCCTCGAAGCTGAATCTCTTGCCGATTCCGTGGCGGAATATCTGGAAACTCAGTTCTTGCCTGAAAGCGGCATAAATATTTCTTATGACAGGAATATAAACCATGTTGTGCCTCAGAGAATCAGCGGAAAAAAAGACATAATTCTGTCATTTAGAGTTACACGTGAGCTTTACGGAAAATCGGTGGCAATTATGCAAGGCGGTTCGGAAGTCCTGGTGAAAAAAATAAAGAAAATGACCCCGGCTGAAATGATCCGCATTCCTGTAATGTGCGACAAACTGAATTCCGACTGTAATCTGGAGGTCTGCATAAGATGA
- a CDS encoding DUF1667 domain-containing protein: MKKELTCIICPNGCTVTVETDEKTNDIISIEGYACPKGEQYARQEFTEPLRTVTSSVRIQGGELPLVSVRLTKPVPQKRIFDVMDEIKKITVQAPVAVGTVVKKSVLGFDSDLIATKSVGKISEEK; the protein is encoded by the coding sequence ATGAAAAAGGAACTTACATGCATAATCTGTCCGAACGGCTGTACGGTTACGGTTGAAACGGATGAAAAGACAAACGATATTATCTCCATAGAAGGGTATGCCTGCCCTAAAGGCGAACAGTATGCACGGCAGGAATTTACGGAGCCTTTAAGGACGGTTACTTCGAGCGTCCGCATACAGGGAGGAGAACTTCCCCTCGTTTCCGTCCGCCTGACAAAACCTGTTCCTCAAAAACGGATTTTTGACGTTATGGACGAAATAAAGAAAATTACAGTGCAGGCGCCTGTGGCTGTAGGAACCGTAGTCAAAAAATCCGTGTTAGGCTTTGACAGCGATCTGATCGCAACCAAATCCGTCGGAAAGATTTCCGAAGAAAAATAA
- a CDS encoding DUF2281 domain-containing protein — protein sequence MSYSTLEKKLKSLPQAALEEVSSYVDYIFFKFAVSEKDIASKSQKKGFGCLKDIPCKMSLEFDKPIEEFAEYM from the coding sequence ATGTCCTACAGTACTCTTGAAAAAAAATTAAAGTCGCTTCCACAAGCAGCCCTTGAAGAAGTGTCTTCTTACGTGGACTATATCTTCTTTAAATTTGCTGTATCAGAAAAAGATATTGCGTCAAAAAGCCAAAAAAAAGGTTTCGGTTGCCTAAAAGATATTCCTTGCAAAATGTCTCTTGAATTTGACAAACCTATTGAAGAATTTGCGGAGTATATGTGA
- a CDS encoding type II toxin-antitoxin system VapC family toxin has protein sequence MEIAIKQAKGMLDFKIDIPRLKTVLENEEFIYLFPTEYDAERIKNLPDIHKDPFDRLLIAQAKENELTMITRDENIPLYEIKTIW, from the coding sequence TTGGAAATTGCAATAAAACAGGCAAAAGGAATGCTTGATTTCAAAATTGATATTCCGAGACTAAAAACTGTTTTGGAAAATGAAGAATTTATTTATCTTTTCCCAACGGAATATGATGCAGAAAGAATAAAGAATTTACCCGATATTCATAAAGACCCGTTTGACAGACTGCTCATTGCACAAGCTAAAGAAAATGAGCTTACTATGATAACAAGAGATGAAAATATTCCGTTATACGAAATAAAGACTATTTGGTAA
- a CDS encoding serine dehydratase subunit alpha family protein translates to MERNERYTRLLQRETMLAVGCTEPIAIALACSKARETLPFLGGDPDQIELVLSRNIIKNALGVGIPGTTMTGIPIAAALGYSGGDSTLGLEVIASVSKEDIARATGYVQRNLITIAQSDSPENLYIEATIHQGGHRSTVVIKHTHTKVERIELDGKVLFENCVEEQVKDEDDLTTASLLDIYQFALETDLVPLKFLLEGARINKQVALEGLSGTYGLQVGKSMQRNVDNHILTDNIIIYGVKLAAAAADARMGGCMLPVFTNSGSGNQGITVSLPVLATAEKVGADEQTIHRALVMSNLVAIHARKGMNRLTAMCGAFTAGIGAASAITFLLGGSILHIYRAVQNMVASLTGMVCDGAKDGCALKIASAVDAAFRSALLAIGDLSISGDKGINEEDVEKSLRNLVRIGNSGMLDTDRIILDIMTSKVGSRA, encoded by the coding sequence ATGGAAAGAAATGAGCGTTACACGAGGTTGTTACAGCGGGAAACCATGCTTGCCGTAGGCTGCACTGAGCCGATTGCGATTGCGCTAGCCTGTTCGAAGGCGAGGGAGACTTTGCCCTTCCTAGGAGGTGATCCCGATCAGATTGAACTGGTCTTGAGCAGGAATATCATCAAGAATGCGCTCGGTGTCGGAATACCCGGAACAACGATGACCGGTATTCCAATCGCAGCGGCTCTCGGCTATTCTGGCGGAGACTCGACCTTAGGGCTGGAAGTGATCGCCTCGGTCTCCAAAGAGGATATCGCCCGGGCGACCGGATATGTGCAACGCAACCTTATTACCATCGCTCAGTCTGATAGCCCGGAGAATCTGTACATCGAAGCGACCATCCATCAGGGCGGACACCGCAGTACTGTCGTGATCAAGCATACCCATACTAAAGTGGAGCGGATTGAGTTGGATGGGAAGGTGCTCTTTGAGAATTGTGTGGAAGAACAGGTCAAAGATGAAGATGACCTGACAACCGCCTCCTTGCTGGATATCTACCAATTCGCGCTGGAGACCGATCTTGTACCTCTTAAGTTTCTCTTGGAAGGTGCGCGGATAAACAAGCAGGTGGCGCTCGAAGGACTTTCCGGCACCTATGGCCTGCAAGTCGGGAAATCCATGCAACGAAACGTTGACAACCACATTCTGACGGACAATATCATCATTTACGGCGTGAAGTTGGCGGCGGCCGCGGCTGACGCAAGGATGGGCGGATGCATGCTCCCTGTGTTCACCAACAGCGGCAGCGGCAACCAAGGCATCACCGTTTCGTTGCCGGTTCTGGCTACGGCTGAGAAGGTCGGAGCAGATGAGCAGACCATTCACCGGGCGTTGGTCATGAGCAATCTTGTGGCAATCCATGCAAGAAAAGGCATGAACCGTCTCACCGCCATGTGCGGAGCCTTCACTGCAGGCATCGGGGCTGCATCCGCCATCACGTTCCTTCTCGGTGGATCTATCCTGCATATCTACCGGGCGGTGCAGAACATGGTGGCCAGTCTGACCGGCATGGTGTGCGACGGAGCGAAGGATGGGTGCGCATTGAAAATCGCATCAGCTGTGGATGCCGCTTTCAGGTCTGCGCTACTGGCAATCGGCGATCTCTCCATCTCTGGAGACAAGGGAATCAACGAGGAAGATGTGGAGAAGAGCCTTAGAAATCTTGTACGCATCGGCAACAGCGGCATGCTTGACACCGACAGGATTATTCTGGATATCATGACGTCGAAAGTCGGATCAAGGGCATAG